A DNA window from Pseudomonas wuhanensis contains the following coding sequences:
- a CDS encoding toprim domain-containing protein translates to MNMKHDLRADILQRLQSDYGLKHKAGKYMREGECPACKKKELYAFHDDPWMIRCGRGKCGQTWHVKEIYEDLFDDWSKRAPATEQHPNATARAYLEFARGFRLDLIQGWFTQETYFSGELNAGSATVRFALDKGGYWERLIDRPHRFGKMKARFKPGDSPRGVWWCPPCVELLDVTELWIVEGIFDAIALVHNGIAAVSAMSSGAYPEESLKELARQRGGKLPKLVWALDNEPGAHKYTKRWVRQARALGYECEAAQIPQPDSRKVDWNDLHQRWNFIDDETQRTEQVEKDLATARYHGSLLIAESASEKGVLMYDWRERHEFHFGFDSRLYWFKMDLEKFNKAMQALESSERHEDQLLNDKQRRDKALRQCGGVVEIANCYPQALYFQRNEVTDESWYYFRVDFPHDSGSVKNTFTGGQVAAASEFKKRLLSMAAGAVFTGSGQQLDKIMKDQLFGLKTVETIDFIGYSKQHSCYVFGDIAVRSGIVSEVNKEDFFEFGKLRLKTLQKSIAMHIQRDSKVYRSDWLPMLWLCFGAKGIVALAFWFGSLFAEQIRAQYKSFPFLEVTGEAGAGKTTLLTFLWKLLGREHEGFDPSKSTRAGRQRAMGQVSNMPVVLIEGDRNEPDKAHAKGFDWDELKDFYGGGTLGTKGMKTSGNETYEPPFRGAIAISQNADVSASEAILTRIIKSHFARPEVTTESRAAADNLNLIPVEHLSHFLLLAVRAEAQVMAKFAERVLVHEQRLRKLKEIRVERIIKNHSQLMALVDCLCLVCPLDENQVVTTQQALTAMALERQTAISADHPLVAEFWEVYEYLESLGEGPQVNHSTDPKLIAINLNEFAELASVHRQNLADLKTLRTLLTESRSHKLVETNKPTYSAVRASQSAGNAMFNKPLTVRCWVFQSA, encoded by the coding sequence ATGAACATGAAACACGATCTACGCGCCGACATCTTGCAACGTCTTCAGTCCGATTACGGCCTCAAGCACAAAGCGGGCAAATACATGCGCGAAGGCGAATGCCCAGCGTGCAAGAAAAAGGAGCTGTACGCCTTCCACGATGACCCATGGATGATCCGTTGTGGCCGGGGCAAGTGCGGCCAGACCTGGCACGTGAAGGAGATCTACGAAGACCTGTTCGACGACTGGAGCAAACGTGCTCCGGCGACCGAGCAGCATCCCAACGCCACGGCGCGTGCCTACCTGGAGTTTGCTCGCGGCTTTCGTCTGGATCTGATTCAAGGCTGGTTCACCCAGGAAACGTATTTTTCTGGCGAGTTGAACGCAGGCAGCGCCACCGTGCGTTTCGCCCTAGACAAGGGCGGCTACTGGGAACGGCTGATCGACCGGCCGCACCGTTTTGGCAAGATGAAAGCCCGCTTCAAACCCGGCGACAGTCCCCGTGGTGTTTGGTGGTGTCCGCCCTGCGTCGAGTTGTTGGACGTTACCGAGCTATGGATCGTCGAGGGCATCTTCGATGCCATTGCTCTGGTCCACAACGGCATCGCAGCAGTATCGGCGATGTCATCCGGCGCCTATCCCGAAGAGTCGTTGAAAGAGCTTGCACGGCAGCGCGGCGGCAAACTGCCGAAGTTGGTGTGGGCACTGGACAACGAACCAGGCGCGCATAAATACACCAAGCGTTGGGTACGTCAGGCCCGCGCATTGGGCTACGAATGCGAAGCGGCGCAGATCCCCCAACCAGATAGCCGCAAGGTTGACTGGAATGACCTGCACCAGCGGTGGAACTTCATCGATGACGAAACCCAACGCACCGAGCAGGTCGAAAAAGACCTGGCCACGGCTCGCTACCATGGCTCCCTTCTGATCGCCGAAAGCGCCTCAGAGAAAGGCGTGCTGATGTACGACTGGCGCGAGCGCCATGAATTTCACTTCGGCTTCGACAGTCGGTTGTACTGGTTCAAGATGGACCTGGAGAAGTTCAACAAGGCCATGCAAGCGCTGGAGTCCTCCGAGCGCCATGAAGACCAGTTGCTCAACGACAAGCAGCGCCGCGACAAAGCTCTGCGTCAATGTGGCGGAGTGGTCGAGATCGCCAACTGCTACCCGCAGGCACTGTATTTCCAACGCAACGAAGTGACCGACGAATCCTGGTACTACTTCCGCGTTGATTTCCCACACGACAGTGGGAGCGTCAAAAACACCTTCACCGGTGGCCAGGTTGCCGCCGCCAGCGAATTCAAAAAGCGACTGCTCAGCATGGCCGCCGGTGCCGTATTCACCGGCAGTGGTCAACAACTCGACAAGATCATGAAAGACCAACTCTTCGGCCTGAAAACCGTGGAGACCATCGATTTCATTGGCTACAGCAAACAGCACAGCTGCTACGTATTCGGCGACATCGCTGTGCGTAGCGGTATCGTCAGCGAAGTGAACAAGGAGGACTTTTTCGAGTTCGGCAAACTGCGGCTCAAGACGCTGCAGAAGTCGATTGCCATGCACATTCAGCGCGACAGCAAGGTGTATCGCAGCGATTGGCTGCCAATGTTGTGGCTGTGTTTTGGCGCCAAAGGCATTGTTGCCCTGGCGTTCTGGTTCGGCTCGCTGTTCGCCGAACAGATCCGCGCGCAATACAAGTCGTTTCCGTTCCTTGAGGTCACGGGCGAAGCCGGCGCCGGCAAGACCACGCTTCTCACCTTCCTTTGGAAACTGCTGGGCCGCGAGCATGAAGGTTTTGACCCGTCGAAATCTACACGCGCCGGCCGACAGCGAGCCATGGGTCAGGTTTCCAACATGCCGGTGGTGCTGATCGAGGGCGACCGCAATGAGCCAGACAAGGCTCACGCGAAGGGCTTCGACTGGGACGAGCTGAAAGACTTCTACGGCGGTGGCACGCTCGGTACCAAGGGTATGAAAACCAGCGGTAACGAAACCTACGAGCCCCCGTTTCGTGGCGCTATTGCGATCAGCCAGAACGCCGATGTCAGCGCGTCCGAAGCAATCCTGACCCGGATTATCAAATCGCATTTTGCGCGCCCGGAAGTCACCACCGAGAGCCGGGCCGCCGCTGACAACTTGAACCTGATCCCGGTCGAGCACCTGAGCCACTTTCTGCTGCTGGCAGTGCGCGCGGAAGCGCAGGTGATGGCGAAGTTCGCCGAGCGTGTGCTTGTTCATGAACAACGTCTGCGCAAGCTCAAGGAAATCCGCGTCGAGCGAATCATTAAAAACCACAGCCAGTTGATGGCCCTGGTCGATTGCCTATGCCTGGTCTGCCCGCTCGATGAAAACCAGGTGGTGACGACTCAACAGGCCCTGACAGCCATGGCCCTGGAACGTCAGACCGCAATCAGCGCCGACCACCCGCTGGTGGCTGAATTCTGGGAGGTCTACGAGTACCTGGAAAGCTTGGGCGAAGGCCCGCAGGTCAATCACAGCACCGACCCCAAATTGATCGCCATCAACCTCAACGAGTTCGCCGAGCTGGCCAGCGTGCACCGCCAGAACCTGGCCGACCTGAAGACCTTGCGCACTCTGCTGACCGAGAGTCGCAGTCACAAATTGGTGGAAACCAACAAGCCCACGTATAGCGCGGTGCGCGCTTCGCAGAGCGCCGGCAACGCAATGTTCAACAAACCCTTAACCGTGCGCTGCTGGGTGTTTCAGAGCGCATGA